The genome window CTGCCGCCGCCGTCCGGGATGGTGTCCGGCCCTGACCCGGGCACCGGGCACAGCGTTGCGTTCCCGCTTCCTGGGTTATAATTGGGGGTCGATTGCGTTGCCGACTGTGCGCCGGCCCTGGTGAGGTCCGTGGCCTGCGCCTTTTCGTGCAACGGCGTCATTTTTCTGTCCCCGTCCCCGTAAGAAAGGTCTTCCGTGGCGGTCAACACCACCCCCTCCCCCGGCTCCGACAGCGATTCTGCCCCGGTGCGTAAGGTCGCGAAGAAGACGGCAGCCCGGAAGACTGCCCGGACCGGAACCCGCAAGGCGTCCACCCCAGTGGCGGAAGCGTCCGCCCCCGCGGGCACGTCTGCGTCCGCCTCCACGACAGAGCCAGCGGCAGAGTCAGCGGCGACGACGGGTGCCGGTGCCGCCGCACCGGCGAAGAAGACCGCCGCCAAGAAGACAGCGAAGAAGACCGCCGCGAAGAAAACTGCGGCAAAGAAGACCGCGGCAAAGAAAACTGCCGCGAAGAAGACTGCGGCGAAGAAGACCGCCACCAAGCGGAGCGCGGCGGCGAAGGCGACGACGCCGGCGACCGAGTCGGAACAGACCCGTCGTAAAGCCAAGAAGGGGGGCGTTGACACCGCCGGGGACGCCGATGACGAGGAAATCGACACCGCCGGTGAGTTCGACGACATCGACGAGGACTTCGACGACATCGACGATGTGGACGATGTTGACGACGTGGACGAGGATGACGACCTCGACGAGGATCTCGCTGAGGAAGACGGCATCGAGGACAAGGCTGTCGTCGTCGTAGCGTCCCCGGCGTCCGATGAAGACGACGATGAGGAGGACGAGAGTTCCTCCGGTTCCGCCCCTACCGACGGCAGCTTCGTCTGGGACGAGGACGAGTCCGCCGCCCTGCGGCAGGCCCGGAAGGACGCCGAGCTCACCGCGTCGGCGGACTCCGTCCGCGCGTACCTCAAGCAGATCGGCAAGGTCGCCCTGCTCAACGCCGAGCAGGAGGTCTCCCTGGCCAAGCGTATCGAGGCCGGCCTGTACGCCACGTACAAGATGGAGCAGATCAAGGACAGCGGTGAGAAGATCTCACCGATGCAGAAGCGTGACCTCCGCGAGATCGACCGCGATGGCCGCAAGGCCAAGAACCACCTGCTGGAGGCGAATCTGCGCCTCGTGGTCTCCCTGGCCAAGCGTTACACCGGGCGTGGCATGGCGTTCCTGGACCTGATCCAGGAAGGCAACCTCGGTCTGATCCGCGCCGTCGAGAAGTTCGACTACACCAAGGGCTACAAGTTCTCCACCTACGCCACCTGGTGGATCCGCCAGGCCATCACCCGGGCGATGGCGGACCAGGCACGGACCATCCGCATCCCCGTCCACATGGTCGAGGTCATCAACAAGCTGGGCCGGATCCAACGCGAGCTGCTCCAGGACCTGGGTCGCGAGCCCACCCCGGAAGAACTCGCCAAGGAAATGGACATCACCGAGGACAAGGTCCTCGAGATCCAGCAGTACGCCCGGGAACCGATCTCGCTGGACCAGACCATCGGCGACGAGGGTGACAGCCAGCTCGGCGACTTCATCGAGGATTCCGAGGCAGTCGTCGCGGTGGACGCCGTGAGCTTCACCCTGCTCCAGGACCAGCTCCAGGACGTCCTCCACACCCTCTCCGAGCGCGAAGCCGGCGTGGTGAAACTGCGGTTCGGTCTCACCGACGGTATGCCCCGCACCCTCGACGAGATCGGCCAGGTCTACGGGGTCACCCGTGAACGTATCCGCCAGATCGAGTCGAAGACCATGTCGAAGTTGCGTCACCCGTCGCGGTCGCAGGTACTGCGCGACTACCTCGACTAAGGACGGACGCCGTACCCCCTTAACCCCCGTGCCCGGTGGCACGGGGGTCAGTTGGTGCGCAGGCAGTCGTTCGCCTCGTCGACGGTGGTGGCACCGCAATCCCGGATCCTGTCATCGGCTGCACTGGTCACCAACGAGGCCACCGCCAGCGCAACCACAGCGATAACGACAGCGATGCCCGGGTACGTCCAACTGATCTCCGGTGAGCGCACCGCGCGCACCAGCGCGACCAACCCCACCACCAGGACGATGACCGCGATGATGATGCCGAGCACCGGCATCAGAGCGGCCGGCAGCGCCATCACCCCGAGCAGCAGCGCCGCCAGTCCGAGGCGGCTCTGACGCTGCGGAACCGGGGCGGTGGGCGTGGTCACGGGACGTTTCTGGCGCTGCGCGGACATGCCGTCCACCCTAGCGGACGACCTCAGCTCACCAGTCCCGGAGGTAGGCGATCCGGTCGCGGAGCTGCTGGGCGGTGCACAGGGCGGTCGGAGGTCCCCCGCAGTTGCGGCGGACGTCGTTGTGGATAGCTCCGTGCGGTCGACCGGTCCGGGCGGACTTCGCCGCGACGAGGGTGTTGAGTTTCTTGCGCAGTTCGGGCAGTTCCTCACTGGCCACCCGGTCCCGGTGGCTCCCCGCGCCGGTGGCGTCCGCACCCGGACCCTGCGCAGACCGCTCCGAGTCTCGCCGGGCGGCGTCCTCCCGGGCCCGGGCATCGAGCTGATCGGACTGCCGGGCCCGCAGCAGGGTCTTCATCTGGTCGGCGTCGAGGAGACCGGGAAGCCCGAGATAGTCCTGCTCTTCCTCGGAGCCGGCGACGGTGGAGGTACCGTAGCTCGCTCCGTCGAAGATCAGGAAGTCGAGCTCCGCCTCCGCACCGATGGATTCGTAGCCCTTCTGGTCGTCGGGCTCGTTCTCCTCCCGGTTCGCCTGGACGAGCAGTTCATCGTCCCACCCCTCATTCGGGCGGTCCGGGTTACCGAGAACGTGGTTGCGCTGACGCTCCATGGTCGACGCGAGGTCAAGCAGCACCGGCACACTCGGCAGAAAGACGCTCGCTGACTCCCCCTTGCGCCGGGACCGCACGAAGCGGCCGATGGCCTGGGCGAAAAACAACGGGGTGGATGCGGAGGTGGCGTAGACCCCCACGGCAAGCCGGGGGACGTCGACGCCTTCGGAGACCATCCGGACCGCAACCATCCACAGGTCGGTGCCATCGGAGAAGTCCTTGATCCGGTCGCTGGCCCCGGTTTCATCGGACAGGACGACGGTGACGCGCGTACCGCTGATGCGCTCCAGGATCTTCGCGTACGCACGTGCGGTGGTGGTATCGGTGGCGATGACGAGACCACCGGCGTCCGGGACAGACTGCCTCAGTTGGAGCAGCCGGGTGTGTGCACCGGCGAGGACGGCGGGGATCCACTCCCCCTTGTGGTCGAGCGCGGTCTTCCACGCCCGGGCAGTCTGCTCGGCGTTGAGCGGTTCGCCGAGCCGTGCCTCGTACTCTTCCCCGGCGGAGTCCCGCCAGCGGGCGTTACCCGAGTACGCGAGGAAGACGACGGGGCGGACCACGCCATCGGCCAGTGCCTCGGAGTAGCCATAGGTGTAGTCCGCCTGGGAGACCTGGGCGCCGTCGATGTCCTTGTACAGGATGAAGGGGATCGGCGAATCATCGGAACGGAACGGCGTACCGGTCAGTGCCAGCCGACGTTCGGCCTGGTCATAGGCGAACCGTACCCCGTCGCCCCAGCTCTTGGCGTCACCGGCGTGGTGGATCTCGTCGAGGATGACGAGTGTCTTGCGGGCGGTGGCGACCTGGTAGTGCTTCGTCGGTTTCATCCCGACCTGGGCATAGGTCACCGCGACGCCGTGATGCGCCGGATTCACCGCCGAAGAGTTGGTGAACTCCGCGTCGACCGAGATCCCCAGCCGGGCAGCAGAGGCCGCCCACTGGGTTTTCAGATGCTCGGTCGGCACGACGATGACAATCCGGTCGACGACCCGCTGGTCAAGCAGGATACGGGCCACCGTGAGGGCGAAGGTGGTCTTGCCGGCGCCGGGGGTCGCCACGGCGAGATAGTCCTTCGGGGCGGCATCGAGGTACTTCTGGAGGGCCTCACGCTGCCAGACGCGGAGACCAGCGGAAAGGGTGGAGACTCCGGAGGAGGCGGAGGTCACTTCTTCCGGAGCCCCTTGTAGATCTGTTCACAGTCAGGACAGACCGGAGACCCCGGCTTAGCCTGCTTGGTCACCGGGAAGGTCTCGCCGCACAGGGCAACGACCATCCGGCCGTTCACCGCCGAATCCACGATCTGGTCCTTCTTGACGTAGTGGAAAAACTTCGGGGTGTCGTCCGAGGTCTTCTCGTCCGTCCGGATCTCGGGGCGTTCAATCGTTGATGTACCGGGAGTAGTCACAGAGCCAATCATGCTCCAGCGCGGCGTTGTTTTCCACCCGGGTCCGTTCGTTCCCTCCGCCGTCGGGGACTACGGTGGTCCCCATGGTTGACGAGGACCTCGACGACAGGCGCGACAGTGGGCACGGGACCGGGCAGCGCATACCTGGCCGCACGCCGGGCCGCACACCAGGCCGGAAAAGCCGCCGCTCCCGCCGACGGTCCGGCGGCGACACGGTCCTCATCACCTCGGCAAAGAAGTCCCCGCTGGCCGACTGGCGGCAACGCCGGACCGTCTACGCCGCCCTGCAGCTCTCCAGGATCCCGCTGTTCATCATCGCCGTGGCGATCTACGGCTGGCTGCACAATCCCGCCCTCGCCGCGTTCGTCGCCGTGATTTCGCTGCCACTGCCCTGGGTAGCGGTGCTGCTGGCCAACGACCCGGGGACCAAGGAGGAGAAGGGTGCTCCGAAGGTCTACAAGCCCGCCCTCGCCCGCGAACAACGGGCCCGTGAACTCCAGGCTCTGAACGGACCGCACCGCGA of Corynebacterium terpenotabidum Y-11 contains these proteins:
- a CDS encoding RNA polymerase sigma factor, whose product is MAVNTTPSPGSDSDSAPVRKVAKKTAARKTARTGTRKASTPVAEASAPAGTSASASTTEPAAESAATTGAGAAAPAKKTAAKKTAKKTAAKKTAAKKTAAKKTAAKKTAAKKTATKRSAAAKATTPATESEQTRRKAKKGGVDTAGDADDEEIDTAGEFDDIDEDFDDIDDVDDVDDVDEDDDLDEDLAEEDGIEDKAVVVVASPASDEDDDEEDESSSGSAPTDGSFVWDEDESAALRQARKDAELTASADSVRAYLKQIGKVALLNAEQEVSLAKRIEAGLYATYKMEQIKDSGEKISPMQKRDLREIDRDGRKAKNHLLEANLRLVVSLAKRYTGRGMAFLDLIQEGNLGLIRAVEKFDYTKGYKFSTYATWWIRQAITRAMADQARTIRIPVHMVEVINKLGRIQRELLQDLGREPTPEELAKEMDITEDKVLEIQQYAREPISLDQTIGDEGDSQLGDFIEDSEAVVAVDAVSFTLLQDQLQDVLHTLSEREAGVVKLRFGLTDGMPRTLDEIGQVYGVTRERIRQIESKTMSKLRHPSRSQVLRDYLD
- a CDS encoding DEAD/DEAH box helicase, which gives rise to MTSASSGVSTLSAGLRVWQREALQKYLDAAPKDYLAVATPGAGKTTFALTVARILLDQRVVDRIVIVVPTEHLKTQWAASAARLGISVDAEFTNSSAVNPAHHGVAVTYAQVGMKPTKHYQVATARKTLVILDEIHHAGDAKSWGDGVRFAYDQAERRLALTGTPFRSDDSPIPFILYKDIDGAQVSQADYTYGYSEALADGVVRPVVFLAYSGNARWRDSAGEEYEARLGEPLNAEQTARAWKTALDHKGEWIPAVLAGAHTRLLQLRQSVPDAGGLVIATDTTTARAYAKILERISGTRVTVVLSDETGASDRIKDFSDGTDLWMVAVRMVSEGVDVPRLAVGVYATSASTPLFFAQAIGRFVRSRRKGESASVFLPSVPVLLDLASTMERQRNHVLGNPDRPNEGWDDELLVQANREENEPDDQKGYESIGAEAELDFLIFDGASYGTSTVAGSEEEQDYLGLPGLLDADQMKTLLRARQSDQLDARAREDAARRDSERSAQGPGADATGAGSHRDRVASEELPELRKKLNTLVAAKSARTGRPHGAIHNDVRRNCGGPPTALCTAQQLRDRIAYLRDW
- a CDS encoding DUF3039 domain-containing protein; the protein is MIGSVTTPGTSTIERPEIRTDEKTSDDTPKFFHYVKKDQIVDSAVNGRMVVALCGETFPVTKQAKPGSPVCPDCEQIYKGLRKK
- a CDS encoding DUF3099 domain-containing protein produces the protein MVDEDLDDRRDSGHGTGQRIPGRTPGRTPGRKSRRSRRRSGGDTVLITSAKKSPLADWRQRRTVYAALQLSRIPLFIIAVAIYGWLHNPALAAFVAVISLPLPWVAVLLANDPGTKEEKGAPKVYKPALAREQRARELQALNGPHRDALTPAPTPDPVIIDAEDPETPDEDRP